A genome region from Brassica oleracea var. oleracea cultivar TO1000 chromosome C2, BOL, whole genome shotgun sequence includes the following:
- the LOC106327697 gene encoding CBL-interacting serine/threonine-protein kinase 14, with the protein MEEKQRGAVLGKYEVGKLVGCGAFAKVYRGRDTETGQSVAIKVVSKQRLNKGGLNGAHVKREIAIMHRLRHPYIVRLSEVLATKSKIFFVMEFAKGGELFAKVSKGRFSEDLSRRYFHQLISAVGYCHSRGVFHRDLKPENLLLDDKLDLKISDFGLSALADQIRPDGLLHTLCGTPAYVAPEVLAKKGYDGAKIDVWSCGVILFVLNAGYLPFNDHNLMVMYRKIYKGEFRIPKWTSPDLRRLLARLLDTNPLSRITIEDIIRDPWFRQGYDDRMSKFHLEDSDMKLPANELRMNAFHIISGSPGFNLSGLFSGKFDRVERFVSGWTAASVLEKLEEMAAAENLTVACKEAWGMKIQGEGGSFAMVVEINQLTDELVMIEVRQRQRAGGDIWSDTLRPFLVEIVLKPDETVAGLQTTHYQEGASSLRDVNTTT; encoded by the coding sequence ATGGAGGAGAAGCAGAGAGGGGCAGTGTTGGGGAAGTATGAGGTGGGGAAGTTGGTGGGATGTGGGGCGTTCGCAAAAGTGTACAGAGGGAGGGACACGGAGACGGGGCAGAGCGTGGCGATCAAAGTAGTGAGCAAGCAAAGGCTGAACAAGGGAGGCCTTAACGGAGCCCACGTGAAGAGGGAGATCGCTATCATGCACCGCTTGCGTCACCCCTACATCGTGCGCCTCTCGGAGGTCCTCGCCACCAAATCCAAGATCTTCTTCGTCATGGAATTCGCCAAAGGCGGCGAGCTCTTCGCCAAGGTCTCCAAGGGCAGGTTCTCCGAGGATCTCAGCCGCCGCTACTTCCACCAGCTTATCTCCGCCGTTGGTTACTGCCACTCCCGCGGCGTCTTTCACCGTGATCTCAAGCCCGAGAATCTCCTCCTCGACGATAAGCTCGATTTGAAAATCTCCGATTTCGGGCTCAGCGCCCTCGCCGACCAGATCCGACCCGACGGCCTCCTCCACACCCTCTGCGGCACGCCCGCCTACGTGGCGCCGGAGGTCCTGGCCAAGAAAGGATACGACGGTGCCAAAATCGACGTGTGGTCATGTGGAGTGATACTGTTCGTGCTCAACGCTGGCTATCTACCGTTCAACGACCATAACCTAATGGTCATGTACCGGAAGATCTACAAAGGCGAATTCCGCATCCCCAAGTGGACCTCCCCTGATCTCCGCCGCCTCCTCGCTCGCCTTCTCGACACCAATCCACTCTCCAGGATCACTATCGAAGACATCATCCGCGACCCCTGGTTCAGACAGGGTTACGACGACCGCATGTCCAAGTTCCACCTCGAGGACTCCGACATGAAACTCCCCGCCAACGAGTTGCGGATGAACGCCTTCCACATCATCTCCGGATCTCCCGGTTTCAATCTCTCCGGTCTGTTTTCCGGAAAGTTCGATCGAGTGGAGCGGTTCGTGTCGGGTTGGACGGCAGCGAGTGTGCTTGAGAAGCTGGAGGAGATGGCCGCTGCGGAGAATCTGACCGTGGCGTGCAAGGAAGCCTGGGGGATGAAGATACAAGGGGAAGGAGGTTCCTTCGCCATGGTTGTCGAGATTAATCAGCTTACCGACGAGCTGGTGATGATCGAGGTGAGGCAGCGGCAACGTGCTGGAGGAGATATTTGGTCAGATACACTGAGGCCTTTCCTCGTGGAGATTGTTCTCAAACCGGACGAGACGGTGGCCGGTTTACAGACTACCCATTACCAGGAAGGTGCTTCTTCTTTGCGTGACGTGAATACGACGACTTAG
- the LOC106326313 gene encoding uncharacterized protein LOC106326313, whose protein sequence is MDNSVRISSVLRSSNLCLINPRSSSSSRFLCSQRNPDESPENDNGDNRSSRDWDKAWKNFKKQSKKTFFSQFNVDKYVTWNPPRSEFPLSEEVDPIKRTERSNLVLWTSPKFTLVGAIVIVSFLLLLYIFINKNLIIRKKLRV, encoded by the exons ATGGACAATTCTGTTCGAATCTCCTCCGTCTTAAGATCATCCAATCTCTGTCTGATAAATCCTAGATCCTCATCTTCCTCTAGATTCCTCTGCTCCCAAAGAAACCCCGACGAATCTCCCGAAAACGACAACG GTGATAATAGATCGTCGAGGGATTGGGACAAAGCGTGGAAGAATTTCAAGAAACAAAGCAAGAAGACGTTCTTCTCTCAGTTCAACGTTGACAAGTACGTGACGTGGAATCCTCCGAGATCGGAGTTTCCATTGTCGGAAGAAGTTGATCCTATCAAAAGAACAGAGAGATCCAATCTCGTGCTTTGGACAAGTCCAAAGTTTACATTAGTTGGAGCCATCGTCATTGTCTCATTCCTCCTCCTTCTCTATATATTCATTAATAAAAACTTAATAATAAGAAAAAAATTAAGAGTGTAG
- the LOC106327029 gene encoding CBL-interacting serine/threonine-protein kinase 15 — protein MEKKGTVLMLRYEVGKLLGQGTFAKVYHARNLISGDGVAVKVIDKDRILKVGGMTDQIKREISVMRLLSHPNIVHLHEVMATKSKIYFVMEHVKGGELFNQVSTGKLREGVARKYFQQLVRAVHYCHTLGVCHRDLKPENLLLDENGNLKVSDFGLSALSDNRRQDGLLHTTCGTPAYVAPEVINRNGYDGFKADVWSCGVILFVLLAGYLPFRDSNLIDLYKKIGKAEFKFPNWFAPGARRLLKKILDPNPNTRISTEKIMQSSWFRRGLEEDKDDADAETDDTEPMPLNDDCDKAKKQCINLNAFEIISLSTGFDLSGLFEKGEEKEEMRFTSNREASEIMEKLVEVGRELKMNVRKKEEGWRVKMVGRKAGAGVEAEVFEIAPSFHMVVMKKSGGDTAEYKRLMKESIRPALMDIVLAWH, from the coding sequence ATGGAGAAGAAAGGGACTGTGCTGATGCTTCGTTATGAGGTCGGCAAGTTACTTGGCCAGGGTACATTTGCCAAGGTTTACCATGCCAGGAATCTCATCTCTGGTGATGGTGTCGCTGTTAAGGTCATCGATAAAGATAGAATCCTCAAAGTTGGTGGTATGACCGACCAGATTAAGCGTGAGATCTCTGTCATGAGACTCTTGTCACACCCAAACATTGTCCACCTCCATGAAGTCATGGCCACTAAATCTAAAATCTACTTCGTCATGGAGCACGTTAAGGGCGGTGAGCTTTTCAACCAAGTCTCCACCGGCAAGCTCAGAGAAGGCGTTGCCAGAAAGTATTTCCAACAGCTTGTCCGCGCTGTTCACTATTGTCACACCCTCGGAGTTTGCCACAGGGATTTGAAGCCTGAGAATCTTCTCTTGGATGAGAATGGGAATCTCAAAGTCTCTGATTTTGGACTCAGCGCTCTTTCTGACAATAGACGCCAAGATGGCTTGCTCCACACCACCTGTGGCACCCCTGCTTATGTTGCACCTGAGGTTATCAACAGGAATGGCTATGACGGGTTTAAAGCCGATGTGTGGTCCTGTGGTGTCATTCTTTTCGTGCTCCTTGCCGGTTATCTCCCTTTCCGTGACTCCAACCTCATTGACTTGTATAAGAAGATTGGTAAAGCCGAGTTCAAGTTCCCCAACTGGTTTGCTCCCGGGGCTAGGAGATTGCTCAAGAAGATCTTGGATCCTAACCCCAACACCAGGATATCTACCGAGAAGATCATGCAGAGTTCTTGGTTCCGTAGAGGCCTAGAAGAGGATAAAGACGATGCTGATGCAGAGACCGACGACACAGAGCCAATGCCGCTTAATGATGACTGTGACAAGGCAAAGAAGCAGTGTATCAACCTGAATGCTTTTGAGATCATTTCGCTTTCCACCGGGTTTGATCTCTCGGGACTGTTTGAGAAAGGCGAAGAGAAGGAGGAGATGAGGTTTACGTCCAACCGAGAGGCGTCAGAGATCATGGAGAAGCTGGTGGAGGTAGGGAGGGAACTTAAGATGAATGTAAGGAAAAAGGAAGAAGGATGGAGGGTGAAGATGGTAGGTAGAAAAGCGGGTGCAGGGGTGGAAGCGGAGGTGTTTGAGATTGCACCAAGCTTCCACATGGTGGTGATGAAGAAGAGCGGTGGAGATACGGCTGAGTATAAGAGATTGATGAAGGAGAGTATAAGGCCGGCTTTGATGGACATTGTATTGGCTTGGCACTGA